GGGTTTGTTAAGAACGATAAGCATTTTACACCGTAATAGGAGTAGGTAAATAAGGTTGATAAAGCAAAAGCGGTAACAATAATCATCAATAATTCATCTCCATATCCAAAAAGAGTTCTTTCAAAAGCTTCTAAAGTCATTAAAATACCACTGACATCTTCTGTATATGCTCCACTTAAAATAATAACTATGGCCGTAAATGTACATACCAAAATAGTATCTATAAAAGGGCCTAACATAGCCACTAAACCTTCTTTTATAGGATTGTCTGTCTTAGATTGCCCATGATACATAGGTGCACTCCCCAAACCTGCTTCATTAGAAAACATTGCTCTACGCACCCCAATAATCACCAAGCCCCAAAACCCCCCGGTAACGATAGTATTAAAATTCCAGGCCTCTGTAAAAATTAAGCCTAGTGCGGGTAGCACTTTTTCAGAATTCATAACCATCACCACAATAACGGCTACTAAATAAACGAATACCATAAATGGCACGACGGTAGAAGATACTTTAGCTATTTTTTTGAGTCCGCCAAAAATAACCAAAGACGTAATCACTGCGAGTACAGCACCGATTGTCCATTTCCAAGTCTCCGTTTCCATAGCAAAAATGGTTTCTTCTGGTTTTATGACCATCATAAACGTTTCTGTAAACTGATTTGCGGTAAAAACACCTAAAAAACCGAACATACCACAAAGGCAGAAGAAAATTGCTAAGGGTTTCCATTTTTCCCCTAGTCCTTTTGTAATATAATACATAGGACCTCCTTGCATATGGCCTTCACCATCTGTTCCTCTATACATGATAGATAAGCTACAGGAATAAAATTTTATACCCATACCCAACAATGCTGTTATCCAAATCCAGAAAATTACGCCTGGTCCACCGTCATGAATTGCTATAGCTACTCCCGATATATTCCCTAGTCCTACTGTTGCCGCTACTGCTGCAGATAAGGCTTGAAAAGAACTTACATCTCCTTTTGCATTTTTGTCATCATATTTCCCTGCAGTAATGGCAATTGCATGTCCAAAATACCTAAAGGGAATAAACTTAGAATAAAACAAAAGTAGAATACCGCCACCAATTAAAAGCAGAAACATTGGCCATTCAGTATACGGAAGCACATAGGCTAAAAAATCATTTATAGCGTTCATTCAGTGGTTTTTCATTTTAATATCATGGGAATTTAAGGATTTAAAATGATGTCCGAAAAAAATATATTAAAATATATTTTGATAGTAAGGAAAAAGGTTTGTATATTTGCAGCCTGAAATACATCAGTCAGCAGTTATGAGCTGAAAGTTAAAAGCTAAGTTGATCGTTTCAGAAACCCATATCGCGGGATAGAGCAGTAGGTAGCTCGTCGGGCTCATAACCCGAAGGTCACTGGTTCGAGTCCAGTTCCCGCTACTAAGAAAAACCACTTCAAACGAAGTGGTTTTTTTGTTTTATAGCTGTTTTAGCCTAAAATTTTAGAAATTTAGATATTTTAAAAATTCGATGTGTCTTTTTGTGTTTACAATTGAAATGGGATCAGGGATCAGGCTCAATTGGGATCAGGCTCAATTGTTGTGTTTATGCAAATATTTTAGTTAATCTGAATAAGAAGAATTCTATATTTCTAACACCTCTAAATTGACTTCTGAACGCCTTTATCTTAGCGTTGAATGATTCTGCCGATGCATTTGTACTCCTGTTTATAAAATAGTTCAGGATAGATCTATAGTTGAGTGTTATGGTGTTTGCGATGGTGTTGAACGGGATCAGGCTCAATTGTTGTGTTTATGCAAATATTTTAGTTAATCTGAATAAGAAGAATTCTATATTTCTAACACCTCTGAATTGACTTCTGAATGCCTTTATCTTAGCGTTGAATGATTCTGCCGATGCATTTGTACTCCTGTTTATAAAATAGTTCAGGATAGATCTATAGTTGAGTGTTATGGTGTTTGCGATGGTGTTGAACGCCCTAAATCCTGTGTTTTCTACATCCTTGTACCAATGTGCGAGTTTTGTATAGGCGGTCTCTATGGACGTTGCCGTATTGAATATGTTTCTGAGTCCTTGGGCTAGGTCGAAGGCAATCTTTATATCGGGATATTGATCGAACAATATCCTGCTTCTTATGTATTGGTTCTCTGTCCAGTTATTTGGAGCTTTGTACAGTAAATACCTGCTGCGGGCCAATAGTTGCTTTCTTGTATCTCCGTTATTGAATTCTTTTGGGACGAATGTCTTGTTCTTTGCCCTTGGCTGTTTTATCTGTTCGTTCTCCAGGTCTATTGCGTCCCATCTGTGTTTGATCCGGATATCCTGAAGCGCCTCTAGGGCAAGTTTTTGTACATGGAAGCGATCGGTGACCTGTATTGCCTTAGGGAAGCACTTCTTGGAGATGGTCTTCATCGAGTTTGCCATATCCATAGTGATCTCCTTGACTTTGGCCCTTTCCTTTGCCGATATCTTCATTAGTTGTTCTATAATCGGTCCCACCTTGGTGCCGGAGAATATGGCCACTATAGATCCTTTCCTGCCCTTGGCCTTTTTGTTGGTGATTATCGTGTAGAGTTCCCCTTTGGAGAGTGCCGTTTCGTCAATGGACAGATATGGCCCGATATTCTCGGGAAAGATGAGCCATTGTTTGGCATGTCCCTTTTGATCCCAATCTTTAAAATCGCTCAGATAATCCTTGTACTGTCGCTGGAGTTTCTTTCCGTCGACCCCATAGAAATGGCCTATGGTGCGGCAGTCCGAAGCTTTAGTATCGACCAAGTACTTTTAAAAAAGCAGCGAACTCGATGGTCATTCGTGTTCCCTGTGCGACCAGATCCCAATCTCTTTGCACTATTTCGTTAGTGCGCTTATCAAGCCAACGGCGTCGCTTAATGTGGAGATAAACTGACTTTCCCCGCAATGGAAAGTCTTGGACTACTATCTCTGTATGAAAACCATGGGCTATTAAAGGATCAAGGAATATTCTTGGGGAGTGAGATAAATTAGGCATATAATTTTGTTAGTCTAAACAAGAAAAACTTAACATCTCTTACGCCTCTAAACATCGTCCTGAACTCTTTAATTTTAGCATTAAAGGATTCCGCGGAAGCATTGGTGCTCCTGTTATTAAAATAGTTCAAAATTGGTTTGTAATGCATTTGTATAGACCTTGCAATGGTGTTGAACGACTTAAAATTTGAGTTTTCTACTTCGTTATACCACTGTGCCAATTTTAGTCTTGCTACATCCTTATTCGTATTATTTTCATAGATATAGCTTAATGCTTGGGCCAACTTATAGGCTTTTTCAATAGTTGGGTAAAGTCGAAACAATATTTCCGCTCTTTCTATTTGTCCTGCAGTCCATTTGGTCTTTGGTTTAAATAATACATATCGACTTCTGGCCAGCAACTGTCTATGGGTATCTCCGTTAGCGAGAATTTCTGGTCTATGTGTTTTTTCTGTTTTTCGAGCTTCTTCAATGGCTTTGTTTTCTATTTCTATAACTTCCCATCTTAATCGGATACGTTCTTCTTGGACTGCTTCTGAGGCTAATTTTTGAACATGGAATCTATCGGTCACGATCTCTGTTCTGGGGAAACATTTTTTAGCGATCAAATTCATATTTCCAGCCATATCGACAGTAACTTCTTTGACTATATTTCGTCTTTCCACAGGGATTTTATTAAGCACACTGATGACGTCATCCGCTTTGGTTCCCTTGACAATGGCCACTATGCTACCTTTCTTTCCGTTAGCGCCTTTATTGGTTAGAATCGTGTAGAGTTCACCGTTGGACAAAGAGGTTTCATCTAAACTTAAATAGTAACCTAAATTTTTTCCAAAGAGCAACCACTTTTGTGAATGTTCCTTTTGGGGCCAATCCTTGAAGTCGCTAAGATGGTTTTTGTAGTGATACTGTAGGGCTTTGCCATTAATTTTATAATAGTCGCCAAACCGTTTAGCGCTTACGGCATGATTGTCAAGCGATACCTTTTAAAAAAGAGGCAAATTCGCTGGTTATCCGAGTGCCTTTTGCTATTAAACCCCAATCTCTTTTTATAATTTTTCCCGTATCCATAAGAGTCCAGCGCCTACGCTTTATATGGAGCAGTACCGATTTACCTCTTAGAGGGAAGTCCTCAACTGTTA
This genomic stretch from Cellulophaga algicola DSM 14237 harbors:
- a CDS encoding ISAon1 family transposase N-terminal region protein, producing MDIELVRYLLPEGVLDYFEIVSHQSSEGKVHFYLEEKNVLPKEHQTELAHSKGFLPEITVEDFPLRGKSVLLHIKRRRWTLMDTGKIIKRDWGLIAKGTRITSEFASFLKGIA
- a CDS encoding alanine/glycine:cation symporter family protein, which gives rise to MNAINDFLAYVLPYTEWPMFLLLIGGGILLLFYSKFIPFRYFGHAIAITAGKYDDKNAKGDVSSFQALSAAVAATVGLGNISGVAIAIHDGGPGVIFWIWITALLGMGIKFYSCSLSIMYRGTDGEGHMQGGPMYYITKGLGEKWKPLAIFFCLCGMFGFLGVFTANQFTETFMMVIKPEETIFAMETETWKWTIGAVLAVITSLVIFGGLKKIAKVSSTVVPFMVFVYLVAVIVVMVMNSEKVLPALGLIFTEAWNFNTIVTGGFWGLVIIGVRRAMFSNEAGLGSAPMYHGQSKTDNPIKEGLVAMLGPFIDTILVCTFTAIVIILSGAYTEDVSGILMTLEAFERTLFGYGDELLMIIVTAFALSTLFTYSYYGVKCLSFLTNPKIGRLYNVYFVIMIIFAAVASLDLVKNLIDLSYSLMVIPNMIAVLLLAPKVNVAAAAYFKKLKNDRA
- a CDS encoding transposase, whose protein sequence is MSLIPFNTIANTITLNYRSILNYFINRSTNASAESFNAKIKAFRSQFRGVRNIEFFLFRLTKIFA
- a CDS encoding ISAon1 family transposase — encoded protein: MVDTKASDCRTIGHFYGVDGKKLQRQYKDYLSDFKDWDQKGHAKQWLIFPENIGPYLSIDETALSKGELYTIITNKKAKGRKGSIVAIFSGTKVGPIIEQLMKISAKERAKVKEITMDMANSMKTISKKCFPKAIQVTDRFHVQKLALEALQDIRIKHRWDAIDLENEQIKQPRAKNKTFVPKEFNNGDTRKQLLARSRYLLYKAPNNWTENQYIRSRILFDQYPDIKIAFDLAQGLRNIFNTATSIETAYTKLAHWYKDVENTGFRAFNTIANTITLNYRSILNYFINRSTNASAESFNAKIKAFRSQFRGVRNIEFFLFRLTKIFA
- a CDS encoding ISAon1 family transposase, whose translation is MNGKALQYHYKNHLSDFKDWPQKEHSQKWLLFGKNLGYYLSLDETSLSNGELYTILTNKGANGKKGSIVAIVKGTKADDVISVLNKIPVERRNIVKEVTVDMAGNMNLIAKKCFPRTEIVTDRFHVQKLASEAVQEERIRLRWEVIEIENKAIEEARKTEKTHRPEILANGDTHRQLLARSRYVLFKPKTKWTAGQIERAEILFRLYPTIEKAYKLAQALSYIYENNTNKDVARLKLAQWYNEVENSNFKSFNTIARSIQMHYKPILNYFNNRSTNASAESFNAKIKEFRTMFRGVRDVKFFLFRLTKLYA